The Plutella xylostella chromosome 9, ilPluXylo3.1, whole genome shotgun sequence genome has a segment encoding these proteins:
- the LOC105390598 gene encoding migration and invasion enhancer 1 → MSDGKNNEISDNLNVHVEYCGVCDYGGHCLALAKTIQSGTPNARVVCKRGRQGSFEVAINDKLVYSKLRTMALPDYEEVAQVVSDVAQGGEPREIKGEQPVNCVIS, encoded by the exons ATGTCTGACggaaaaaataatgaaatctCGGATAACCTCAATGTCCATGTAGAATATTG TGGCGTTTGTGATTATGGCGGTCATTGCTTAGCTCTTGCTAAGACAATACAAAGTGGTACCCCTAATGCCAGAGTTGTGTGCAAGAGGGGTAGACAAG GTTCATTTGAAGTAGCCATAAACGACAAGCTGGTGTATTCCAAGCTGCGGACAATGGCGCTCCCAGACTATGAGGAGGTGGCACAGGTGGTGAGCGACGTGGCACAAGGAGGGGAACCGAGGGAGATCAAGGGAGAACAACCAGTCAACTGTGTGATatcataa
- the LOC105391778 gene encoding F-box only protein 28 isoform X2 — protein MVSTRQMSSVGGGGGEAAGGPGEPAAAVARVTRHSAAAPGSSSPHAGGSKCPLLLPAPRPYSTSLNDLPVELIEKIFHNLAYKNVSQLRMVNRQFNTICSSVLNSTFQRLQNQMLHRFQSIKAKMPRRESARRSHPLACESDIIETLHMRLSLLQMTFGKHIERKHCCFFPGEILDEVYSILSYLKTATKLARPYKVTDELFDLTTMAMEYFKEHIEPNLPEITYFGTDFFDITTAFSPGESSKSYMCIDSPPPSGFDSSSNQNGGASVSSRRISVNYMMEESLPPSPPPPQSNMVLRKRIHRIKQGMKKYNDQLSALRSDLRSCKRKTALQQKQIAEQQKQIAEQQKQTLEYANRLDDYDKKNEETSRKFQTLLQELNKCKTELQYWRSRSPAVPPLCAECAAALPQWPGTSQDMPEVESTASGSGEPAATPVPAPDEAKPAEKPEAKAKPAEKPEAKAKPAEKPEAKAKPAEKTESSGEDVSTPPSRRRPSGENNATPDRKKRRLTRPRKL, from the exons ATGGTGTCGACTCGGCAGATGAGCAGCGtggggggcggcggcggcgaggcggcGGGCGGGCCGGGCGAGcccgcggcggcggtggcgcggGTGACCCGCCACTCGGCCGCGGCGCCGGGCAGCAGCTCGCCTCACGCCGGCGGCTCCAAGTGCCCGCTGCTGCTGCCGGCGCCGCGCCCCTACTCCACCTCGCTCAACGACTTGCCCGTCGAGCTCATTGAGAAAATCTTTCACAATCTGGCCTACAAGAATGTCTCTCAACTCCGAATG GTGAACCGCCAATTCAACACGATATGCAGCAGCGTGCTCAACTCGACGTTCCAGCGTCTCCAGAACCAGATGTTACACCGGTTCCAGTCGATCAAGGCGAAGATGCCTCGGCGCGAGTCGGCCCGTCGCAGTCACCCGCTGGCCTGCGAGTCGGACATCATAGAGACGCTTCACATGAGGCTGAGCCTGCTGCAGATGACCTTCGGCAAGCATATTGAGAGGAAACACTGCTGCTTTTTCCCTGGGGAG ATCCTAGACGAAGTCTACAGCATCCTGTCCTACCTGAAGACGGCCACGAAGCTGGCGCGGCCGTACAAGGTGACGGACGAGCTGTTCGACCTCACCACCATGGCCATGGAGTACTTCAAGGAGCACATCGAGCCCAACCTGCCCGAGATCACGTACTTCGGGACCGACTTCTTCGATATTACTACGGCGTTTTCAC CGGGAGAGAGCAGTAAATCCTACATGTGCATCGACTCGCCACCGCCCTCCGGTTTCGACTCGTCGTCCAATCAGAACGGCGGGGCTTCTGTCAGCTCGCGCCGGATATCCGTCAACTACATGATGGAGGAGTCCctgccgccgtcgccgccgccgccgcagagCAATATGGTGTTGAGGAAACGTATTCATCGCATCAAGCAGGGGATGAAGAA ATACAACGACCAACTCTCAGCCCTTCGGAGCGACCTGCGCAGTTGCAAGCGTAAAACCGCGCTCCAGCAGAAACAAATAGCGGAACAACAGAAACAAATAGCAGAACAACAGAAGCAGACGCTAGAATACGCGAACCGCCTCGATGACTATGACAAGAAAAACGAGGAGACAAGCAGAAAGTTCCAGACGCTACTTCAG GAGCTGAACAAGTGCAAGACGGAGCTGCAGTACTGGCGCTCACGCTCGCCCGCCGTGCCGCCGCTGTGCGCCGAGTgcgccgccgcgctgccgcAG TGGCCGGGGACCAGCCAAGACATGCCCGAAGTGGAATCAACAGCGAGCGGCAGCGGTGAGCCGGCCGCCACGCCCGTGCCCGCCCCGGACGAGGCCAAGCCAGCGGAGAAACCAGAGGCCAAGGCGAAACCAGCGGAGAAACCGGAGGCCAAGGCGAAACCCGCCGAGAAACCGGAGGCGAAGGCGAAACCAGCGGAGAAAACAGAGTCGAGCGGCGAAGATGTGTCTACACCGCCCTCGCGTCGGCGTCCCTCGGGAGAGAATAATGCTACCCCGGACAGGAAGAAGCGACGTCTCACGAGACCAAGGAAACTATAA
- the LOC105391778 gene encoding F-box only protein 28 isoform X1, with amino-acid sequence MVSTRQMSSVGGGGGEAAGGPGEPAAAVARVTRHSAAAPGSSSPHAGGSKCPLLLPAPRPYSTSLNDLPVELIEKIFHNLAYKNVSQLRMVNRQFNTICSSVLNSTFQRLQNQMLHRFQSIKAKMPRRESARRSHPLACESDIIETLHMRLSLLQMTFGKHIERKHCCFFPGEILDEVYSILSYLKTATKLARPYKVTDELFDLTTMAMEYFKEHIEPNLPEITYFGTDFFDITTAFSPGESSKSYMCIDSPPPSGFDSSSNQNGGASVSSRRISVNYMMEESLPPSPPPPQSNMVLRKRIHRIKQGMKKYNDQLSALRSDLRSCKRKTALQQKQIAEQQKQIAEQQKQTLEYANRLDDYDKKNEETSRKFQTLLQVRYVNGIPLIEELNKCKTELQYWRSRSPAVPPLCAECAAALPQWPGTSQDMPEVESTASGSGEPAATPVPAPDEAKPAEKPEAKAKPAEKPEAKAKPAEKPEAKAKPAEKTESSGEDVSTPPSRRRPSGENNATPDRKKRRLTRPRKL; translated from the exons ATGGTGTCGACTCGGCAGATGAGCAGCGtggggggcggcggcggcgaggcggcGGGCGGGCCGGGCGAGcccgcggcggcggtggcgcggGTGACCCGCCACTCGGCCGCGGCGCCGGGCAGCAGCTCGCCTCACGCCGGCGGCTCCAAGTGCCCGCTGCTGCTGCCGGCGCCGCGCCCCTACTCCACCTCGCTCAACGACTTGCCCGTCGAGCTCATTGAGAAAATCTTTCACAATCTGGCCTACAAGAATGTCTCTCAACTCCGAATG GTGAACCGCCAATTCAACACGATATGCAGCAGCGTGCTCAACTCGACGTTCCAGCGTCTCCAGAACCAGATGTTACACCGGTTCCAGTCGATCAAGGCGAAGATGCCTCGGCGCGAGTCGGCCCGTCGCAGTCACCCGCTGGCCTGCGAGTCGGACATCATAGAGACGCTTCACATGAGGCTGAGCCTGCTGCAGATGACCTTCGGCAAGCATATTGAGAGGAAACACTGCTGCTTTTTCCCTGGGGAG ATCCTAGACGAAGTCTACAGCATCCTGTCCTACCTGAAGACGGCCACGAAGCTGGCGCGGCCGTACAAGGTGACGGACGAGCTGTTCGACCTCACCACCATGGCCATGGAGTACTTCAAGGAGCACATCGAGCCCAACCTGCCCGAGATCACGTACTTCGGGACCGACTTCTTCGATATTACTACGGCGTTTTCAC CGGGAGAGAGCAGTAAATCCTACATGTGCATCGACTCGCCACCGCCCTCCGGTTTCGACTCGTCGTCCAATCAGAACGGCGGGGCTTCTGTCAGCTCGCGCCGGATATCCGTCAACTACATGATGGAGGAGTCCctgccgccgtcgccgccgccgccgcagagCAATATGGTGTTGAGGAAACGTATTCATCGCATCAAGCAGGGGATGAAGAA ATACAACGACCAACTCTCAGCCCTTCGGAGCGACCTGCGCAGTTGCAAGCGTAAAACCGCGCTCCAGCAGAAACAAATAGCGGAACAACAGAAACAAATAGCAGAACAACAGAAGCAGACGCTAGAATACGCGAACCGCCTCGATGACTATGACAAGAAAAACGAGGAGACAAGCAGAAAGTTCCAGACGCTACTTCAGGTCCGATACGTTAATGGCATTCCGTTGATTGAG GAGCTGAACAAGTGCAAGACGGAGCTGCAGTACTGGCGCTCACGCTCGCCCGCCGTGCCGCCGCTGTGCGCCGAGTgcgccgccgcgctgccgcAG TGGCCGGGGACCAGCCAAGACATGCCCGAAGTGGAATCAACAGCGAGCGGCAGCGGTGAGCCGGCCGCCACGCCCGTGCCCGCCCCGGACGAGGCCAAGCCAGCGGAGAAACCAGAGGCCAAGGCGAAACCAGCGGAGAAACCGGAGGCCAAGGCGAAACCCGCCGAGAAACCGGAGGCGAAGGCGAAACCAGCGGAGAAAACAGAGTCGAGCGGCGAAGATGTGTCTACACCGCCCTCGCGTCGGCGTCCCTCGGGAGAGAATAATGCTACCCCGGACAGGAAGAAGCGACGTCTCACGAGACCAAGGAAACTATAA
- the LOC105390609 gene encoding molybdenum cofactor sulfurase, producing MTTLSRVIGNDEMKWITDQFSRLKDKCYLESAGAALYPKNLITAVNDDLLNNTFMNPHTDKYTRDCIEHIRSLTLNHFNTDSSSYDVIFTSGTTQSLKIVVESFRFSETQDKNAKEGSFVYLNENHTSVLGLREIAADKNADIIHISHNDFLDAVRDQTNMFSSSNLQDQSINNSLFVYPAESNFNGFKYPIDCMGNIRNGCLNSIIDGHPWKVNRKWFVMLDAATFLGTNKLDLSKSRPDFVVLSFYKIFGYPTGLGALLIKKRSASILDDKRYYGGGTVDVVLSSERFHVKRTDIHERFEDGTTSFLSILALKHCFDVLHSLIPKSVNNDLMETISHHTFYLSKDLYDQLKGLKHKNGTKAAVLYMDSDFSDVTKQGGIVTFNIVRDDGTYIGYNEFQHMADLFGICVRTGCFCNSGSCQRHFKKTNKDIKLLYQSGHTCSGNIDLMDGEPTGAIRASFAYYNTFNDVDKLMKMICRCFVNTPLVRPNRSLVSWNKGVVTEMKAEYHNNNNGLEPELSHYSEESEEKIEFDVQAEETAVLKEIALFPIKSCGAFKVKSWPIGDKGFAYDREWMITNHNGVCLTQKNNTRMCLIKPTIDINRNLLVLHCKGRVPISIPLNVSANKSQFTQVCQTKVCADMIKGYDCGDEVAQWISEALEASFLRLIRQASDDLRQLKSKQPDLSGKILSLSNQAQFLLINKASVRWLKKKIKDDSFMDEVDALIDRFRGNIIVDTSTELVEKQWQRVIIGDHEFNVQGACTRCQMICIDQQTGNKTVEPLRTISEAFSGKMKFGIYLTYIGPVNGPASQPLAVNAPVKPIMGDDISRFVNKQKRKKRKYVLPQRFRGFVGLT from the exons ACAAATGCTACTTAGAAAGTGCGGGCGCGGCGCTGTACCCCAAAAACCTGATAACTGCAGTCAACGATGACCTCCTCAACAACACTTTCATGAACCCACACACAGACAAGTACACACGCGACTGCATAGAACATATAAGAAGCCTCACTCTTAACCACTTCAACACCGACTCTTCAAGCTACGACGTAATATTCACCTCAGGAACCACGCAGTCTTTAAAAATCGTCGTGGAATCCTTCCGCTTCAGTGAGACTCAAGACAAGAACGCCAAGGAAGGGTCGTTTGTTTACTTGAACGAAAACCACACTTCAGTCCTCGGCTTGAGGGAGATCGCTGCCGACAAAAATGCGGACATCATCCACATATCGCATAATGACTTCCTCGACGCCGTCAGGGACCAAACTAACATGTTCTCCAGTTCAAATCTACAGGACCAGAGCATAAACAATAGCTTGTTCGTGTACCCTGCTGAAAGCAACTTCAATGGATTCAAATATCCCATAGATTGCATGGGGAACATCAGAAACGGCTGTTTGAACAGCATAATTGACGGCCACCCGTGGAAAGTCAATCGGAAATGGTTCGTTATGCTGGATGCAGCCACGTTTTTGGGGACCAATAAGCTGGATCTCTCGAAGAGTCGGCCGGATTTTGTGGTGCTATCGTTTTACAAGATATTCGGGTATCCGACTGGGCTGGGCGCTCTGCTGATAAAGAAGAGAAGTGCCTCGATACTGGATGATAAGAGGTATTACGGCGGTGGGACGGTGGATGTTGTGCTCAGCAGCGAACGGTTTCATGTCAAACGGACTGATATACATGAAAG ATTCGAAGACGGCACTACATCGTTTCTATCAATACTGGCATTGAAACATTGCTTCGACGTATTGCACAGTTTGATACCGAAATCTGTAAACAACGATCTAATGGAGACGATATCCCATCACACTTTCTATCTATCCAAGGATCTTTATGATCAACTAAAGGGTCTGAAGCATAAAAATGGGACGAAAGCTGCAGTTTTGTACATGGATTCTGATTTCAGTGATGTGACGAAGCAAGGCGGTATAGTTACGTTTAATATTGTCCGTGATGACGGCACTTATATCGGATATAATGAG TTCCAACACATGGCGGACCTCTTCGGCATATGTGTTCGCACCGGCTGTTTCTGCAACTCCGGATCCTGTCAACGACACTTCAAAAAGACCAACAAAGACATCAAGCTACTCTACCAATCAGGCCATACTTGCAGCGGAAACATAGACCTCATGGATGGCGAACCAACCGGCGCTATCAGAGCGTCTTTCGCATACTACAACACTTTTAACGACGTGGATAAACTGATGAAAATGATCTGCCGTTGTTTCGTAAATACACCCTTAGTGCGGCCGAACAGAAGTTTAGTCTCATGGAACAAGGGTGTTGTGACTGAAATGAAAGcagaatatcataataataataatggattGGAACCAGAGTTAAGTCATTATTCCGAGGAATCTGAAGAGAAGATTGAGTTTGATGTGCAGGCTGAGGAAACTGCAGTTTTGAAGGAAATAGCTCTGTTTCCTATAAAGTCGTGTGGGGCTTTCAAGGTGAAATCTTGGCCTATTGGGGACAAAGGATTCGCGTACGACAGGGAATGGATGATAACCAACCACAATGGCGTTTGTCTGACTCAGAAGAATAACACTAGAATGTGCCTGATTAAACCGACAATCGATATCAACAGGAATCTGTTGGTTCTCCATTGTAAAG GTCGAGTCCCGATCTCAATCCCGCTCAACGTATCTGCAAACAAGAGCCAATTCACACAAGTGTGCCAAACCAAGGTCTGTGCTGACATGATAAAAGGATATGACTGCGGGGACGAAGTGGCTCAATGGATCTCCGAAGCGCTAGAAGCCTCATTCCTAAGACTCATTAGACAGGCCAGCGACGACCTAAGAcaattaaaaagtaaacaaccAGATTTAAGCGGGAAAATACTGTCATTGAGCAACCAAGCGCAGTTCTTGCTGATCAACAAAGCTTCGGTTAGATGGTTGAAGAAGAAGATCAAAGATGATAGTTTTATGGATGAAGTAGATGCGTTGATAGATCGTTTCAGAGGGAATATAATTGTTGATACGAGCACGGAATTGGTTGAGAAGCAGTGGCAGAGGGTTATTATTGGAGATCATGAGTTTAAT GTCCAAGGCGCCTGCACACGCTGCCAAATGATCTGCATAGACCAGCAGACGGGAAACAAAACTGTGGAACCCTTGAGGACGATCTCCGAGGCATTTTCCGGCAAAATGAAGTTCGGAATATACCTCACTTACATAGGACCAGTGAACGGGCCAGCGAGCCAACCACTGGCTGTCAACGCTCCGGTTAAACCAATCATGGGCGACGATATTAGCAG GTTCGTCAATAAgcaaaaaagaaagaaaagaaaatatgtaCTTCCACAGCGTTTCCGGGGATTTGTAGGTTTAACTTAG